A stretch of the Macaca thibetana thibetana isolate TM-01 chromosome X, ASM2454274v1, whole genome shotgun sequence genome encodes the following:
- the LOC126945715 gene encoding LOW QUALITY PROTEIN: DDB1- and CUL4-associated factor 13-like (The sequence of the model RefSeq protein was modified relative to this genomic sequence to represent the inferred CDS: inserted 1 base in 1 codon) encodes MKVKMLSRNPDNYVRETKLDLQRVPRNYDPTLHPFEVPREYVRALNATKLERVFAKPFLASLDGHRDGVNCLAKHPKNLATILSGACDGEVRIWNLTQRNCIRTIQAREGFVRGICTRFCGTSVFTVGDDKTVKQWKMDGPGYGEEEEPLHTILGKTVYTGIXHHWKEAVFATCGQQVDIWDEQRTNPICSMTWGFDSISSVKFNPVETFLLGSCASDRNIVLYDMRQATPLKKVILDMRTNTICWNPMEAFIFTAANEDYNLYTFDMRALDTPVMVHMDHVSAVLDVDYSPTGKEFVSASFDKSIRIFPVDKSRSREVYHTKRMQHVICVKWTSDSKYIMCGSDEMNIRLWKANASEKLGVLTSREKAAKDYNQKLKEKFQHYPHIKRIARHRHLPKSIYSQIQEQRIMKEAHRRKEVNRIKHSKPGSVPIVSEKKKHIVAVVK; translated from the exons ATGAAGGTGAAGATGCTGAGCCGGAATCCGGACAATTATGTCCGCGAAACCAAGTTGGACTTACAGAGAGTTCCGAGAAACTATGATCCTACTTTACATCCTTTTGAGGTCCCACGAGAATATGTAAGAGCTTTAAATGCTACCAAACTGGAACGAGTATTTGCAAAACCATTCCTTGCGTCTCTGGATGGTCACCGTGATGGAGTCAATTGCTTGGCAAAGCATCCAAAGAACCTGGCTACTATCCTTTCTGGGGCATGCGATGGAGAGGTTAGAATTTGGAACCTGACTCAGCGGAATTGTATCCGTACAATACAAGCACGTGAAGGCTTTGTACGAGGAATATGTACTCGCTTTTGTGGGACTTCTGTTTTCACTGTTGGTGATGACAAAACTGTGAAGCAGTGGAAAATGGATGGGCCAGGCTatggagaggaggaagagccATTACATACGATATTAGGAAAGACAGTCTATACTGGGA ATCATCACTGGAAAGAAGCTGTTTTTGCCACATGTGGACAGCAAGTAGACATTTGGGATGAACAAAGAACTAATCCTATATGTTCAATGACCTGGGGATTTGACAGTATAAGTAGTGTTAAATTTAACCCAGTTGAGACTTTTCTCTTGGGAAGTTGTGCATCTGACAGGAATATAGTACTGTACGATATGAGGCAAGCTACTCCTTTGAAAAAGGTTATCTTAGATATGAGAACAAATACAATCTGTTGGAACCCTATGGAAGCTTTCATTTTTACAGCAGCAAATGAAGATTATAACTTATATACTTTTGATATGCGTGCACTGGACACTCCTGTAATGGTCCATATGGATCATGTATCTGCAGTGCTTGATGTGGATTACTCTCCCACTGGGAAGGAGTTTGTGTCTGCTAGTTTCGATAAATCTATTCGAATCTTTCCTGTAGACAAAAGTCGAAGCAGGGAGGTATATCACACAAAGAGAATGCAGCATGTTATCTGTGTAAAATGGACTTCCGACAGCAAGTATATTATGTGTGGATCTGATGAAATGAACATTCGCCTGTGGAAAGCTAATGCTTCTGAAAAATTGGGTGTGCTTACATCACGAGAAAAAGCAGCCAAAGATTATAACCAGAAATTGAAGGAAAAATTTCAGCATTATCCTCATATAAAACGTATAGCTCGTCATCGACATCTACCAAAATCTATCTACAGCCAGATTCAGGAACAGCGCATCATGAAAGAAGCTCATCGACGAAAGGAAGTGAATCGTATTAAACACAGCAAGCCTGGATCTGTGCCAATTGTGTCAGAGAAGAAGAAACATATAGTGGCAGTTGTAAAATAA